The Halomicronema hongdechloris C2206 genome includes a window with the following:
- a CDS encoding Npun_R2821/Npun_R2822 family protein: MVKRGVYIVANDRVADNAIALLSSLRQHDPDLPVILIPFDRQYQTIAALLERHYQTHIFPDLGFLEQFTQTIADIFPRDFLKLPNKMRKLAVWFGPLEHFLYIDTDIITFQPLSQTLDFLQQADFICCDYHWKGRGLAEVFSPTVPEQALFSDEALGDVFNSGFWGSKRGLFTLDQMTSLLQECADHREYFDFSSGTTDQPIMNFLVLKAIERRLNITKVVSGEPGSWAGSSHFSQVDHRLYDGDRPLRYLHWAGTPMRPGGPYWDLWHHYRFLSVTDPLFTQPATKPPTLWQRLRRRLT, from the coding sequence ATGGTAAAGCGTGGCGTCTATATTGTGGCCAATGATCGGGTAGCCGATAATGCGATCGCATTGTTGAGCAGTCTGCGGCAGCATGACCCTGACTTACCCGTCATCCTAATTCCCTTCGATCGGCAGTATCAGACCATTGCCGCTCTGCTAGAGCGCCACTACCAGACACACATCTTCCCAGATCTGGGATTCCTGGAGCAATTCACCCAGACCATTGCCGACATCTTTCCCCGAGACTTTCTCAAACTCCCCAACAAAATGCGCAAGCTGGCGGTGTGGTTTGGTCCGTTAGAGCACTTTCTCTACATCGACACTGACATTATTACCTTTCAGCCCCTGAGCCAGACCCTCGATTTTCTGCAGCAGGCCGACTTCATTTGCTGTGACTACCATTGGAAAGGCCGGGGCCTAGCCGAGGTCTTTTCACCTACCGTGCCAGAACAGGCCCTATTTTCCGACGAAGCCCTCGGCGATGTCTTCAATAGCGGCTTTTGGGGGTCAAAGCGGGGACTCTTCACCCTAGATCAGATGACCTCCCTGCTGCAGGAGTGTGCTGACCACCGCGAGTATTTCGACTTCTCCAGCGGCACCACCGATCAGCCCATCATGAATTTCTTGGTACTCAAGGCCATCGAGCGACGGCTGAATATTACTAAGGTGGTGTCAGGAGAACCGGGAAGTTGGGCGGGGAGTAGCCATTTTAGCCAGGTAGACCACAGACTCTACGACGGCGATCGGCCTCTGCGCTACCTGCATTGGGCTGGCACCCCGATGCGACCGGGGGGTCCCTATTGGGACCTGTGGCACCATTATCGGTTTTTATCGGTGACCGACCCGCTATTCACTCAACCAGCAACCAAACCCCCTACTCTCTGGCAACGGCTGCGGCGACGGTTAACGTGA
- a CDS encoding transglutaminase family protein, with amino-acid sequence MARYRIHHITLYRYDRAVKLHSHVVRLRPRSDGTQTLEYFDLRIDPLPVYQADLVDLDGNATVGLWFDQTDATELHIKASSEIRTHRKNPFDYLIAPWAVNAPIIYPQSLASYLHPYCDNSTGLVSDPGVTQLAHRILHDAQHNISCFLTTLTQHIYETCRYTTREQGEPQLAGITWHQKLGSCRDFTVLFMEACRSVGLAARFVSGYQEGDLTVAERELHAWAEVYIPGGGWRGFDPTHGLAVADQHIALAASAFPKDASPVSGKLQGSHRDSTLDTHITIEKLAD; translated from the coding sequence ATGGCTCGCTACCGAATCCACCACATCACCCTTTATCGCTACGATCGAGCAGTCAAACTCCATTCCCATGTTGTTCGGTTACGTCCACGCAGCGATGGTACCCAAACTCTAGAATATTTTGATCTTCGCATCGACCCCCTACCTGTATATCAGGCAGACTTAGTTGATTTAGACGGTAACGCAACCGTAGGACTCTGGTTTGACCAAACTGATGCTACAGAATTGCATATCAAAGCCAGCTCTGAAATTAGAACGCACCGCAAGAATCCCTTTGATTACCTCATTGCACCATGGGCCGTTAACGCCCCGATTATCTATCCCCAATCTTTAGCCAGCTATTTACATCCCTATTGCGACAATTCCACAGGCTTAGTGTCGGATCCCGGCGTTACTCAACTAGCTCACAGAATCTTACATGATGCTCAGCACAACATCAGCTGTTTCTTAACCACGCTTACCCAGCACATCTATGAAACCTGTCGCTACACCACTCGCGAGCAAGGAGAACCACAACTCGCCGGTATTACCTGGCATCAGAAGTTGGGAAGCTGCCGGGACTTTACCGTGTTATTCATGGAAGCTTGCCGCAGTGTAGGGCTAGCGGCGCGCTTTGTTAGTGGCTACCAGGAAGGCGATCTTACCGTAGCTGAACGAGAGCTACATGCTTGGGCCGAGGTCTATATCCCAGGTGGTGGCTGGCGAGGTTTCGACCCTACCCACGGATTAGCCGTAGCCGATCAGCACATTGCCTTAGCCGCCAGTGCCTTTCCCAAAGATGCTAGCCCTGTTAGTGGGAAACTACAGGGAAGTCATCGCGACTCCACTCTAGACACCCATATCACTATCGAAAAACTAGCGGATTGA
- the psbM gene encoding photosystem II reaction center protein PsbM: MEVNDLGFVASLLFVLVPAVFLLILYIQTSTKQTNS; the protein is encoded by the coding sequence ATGGAAGTGAATGATCTTGGCTTTGTAGCCAGTCTTTTGTTTGTCCTGGTGCCTGCGGTTTTTCTTCTCATCCTCTATATTCAAACGTCAACCAAGCAAACTAATTCTTGA
- a CDS encoding Npun_R2821/Npun_R2822 family protein codes for MVDGIYTLANDSVYDQLVALLNSIDANAAGNFPVCVIAYDDRLERVRAEVAQRSHVTLLEDAEIFQTWEDFSFQVWQTHPTALANWKAQGIQTRFYRVGENHRYGAFDQRAPFERFIYLDADTLVMGPLQPIFERLDADDVVVYDFQFKSPDHIFNLQCPHLHQIIAPQRFAKTIFCSGFYGAKRGLFPPQQRQWLIEQLAQGDAEALYLGAPNQSVLNYMVHKSQLSVSNLAHDWPSDRVTGNSVTSSHFQAQDQVLYDKGRRLTYLHFIGVSSQVFRRLCAGENLEFPYREVFLHYRYRHAPQQRPAFRGPLKPYKAPPPPLMQRVLRKLKLSS; via the coding sequence ATGGTCGACGGTATTTACACCCTGGCTAACGATTCGGTCTATGACCAGCTCGTGGCTTTACTCAACAGCATTGACGCCAATGCGGCCGGGAACTTCCCAGTCTGTGTCATCGCCTATGACGATCGCCTAGAACGGGTCAGAGCCGAGGTGGCTCAGCGGTCCCATGTGACCCTACTGGAGGATGCTGAGATATTTCAAACCTGGGAAGACTTCTCCTTTCAGGTATGGCAGACTCACCCAACGGCATTGGCCAACTGGAAGGCCCAAGGCATCCAAACTCGCTTTTATCGAGTTGGGGAGAACCATCGCTATGGCGCCTTCGATCAGCGAGCTCCCTTTGAGCGGTTTATTTATCTAGATGCTGACACCCTAGTCATGGGGCCCCTGCAGCCCATCTTTGAGCGGTTAGATGCCGATGACGTTGTCGTCTATGACTTTCAGTTTAAAAGTCCCGATCACATCTTTAACCTGCAGTGCCCGCATTTACATCAGATCATTGCGCCCCAGCGGTTTGCCAAAACCATCTTTTGCTCTGGATTCTATGGGGCCAAACGCGGCCTATTTCCCCCGCAGCAACGGCAGTGGCTAATTGAGCAGCTGGCCCAAGGGGATGCCGAGGCATTGTACTTAGGGGCTCCGAACCAATCGGTGCTGAACTATATGGTGCATAAGAGTCAGTTATCGGTAAGTAACCTCGCCCATGATTGGCCCTCGGATAGGGTGACGGGCAATTCGGTCACCTCATCTCACTTTCAGGCCCAAGACCAGGTGCTCTATGACAAAGGCAGGCGCTTGACCTATCTCCATTTCATCGGGGTTTCGTCTCAGGTATTTCGGCGGCTGTGTGCGGGAGAAAATCTCGAGTTTCCCTATCGTGAGGTGTTCTTGCACTATCGCTACCGCCATGCCCCACAGCAACGTCCTGCCTTTAGGGGGCCTTTGAAACCCTATAAGGCCCCACCCCCGCCGTTGATGCAGCGGGTGTTGCGCAAGCTAAAGCTGAGTTCTTAG
- a CDS encoding universal stress protein: MFKTILFPIDMSPETHHVATLAAQLIKLHQGRLMLLSVVESSDSEPAKDHGRQSSPEAVARLLSQAKEMFAAQGVAVETLEREGHPAFVICDVADEMNADLIVMGCRGIGLIDDSPVESVTNRVINLSPCPVLVVP; this comes from the coding sequence ATGTTTAAGACAATTCTCTTCCCGATTGATATGAGTCCTGAGACTCACCATGTGGCCACCTTGGCAGCCCAACTCATTAAGCTGCATCAGGGCCGTCTTATGCTACTGTCTGTGGTTGAATCCTCAGATAGCGAGCCCGCTAAAGACCATGGGCGGCAAAGCTCACCTGAGGCCGTTGCCAGGTTATTGAGTCAAGCTAAGGAGATGTTCGCTGCCCAAGGAGTGGCCGTAGAAACCCTAGAGCGAGAAGGGCATCCTGCCTTCGTGATTTGTGATGTCGCCGATGAGATGAATGCCGATCTCATTGTCATGGGCTGCCGAGGGATAGGCCTGATTGATGACTCACCAGTAGAAAGTGTTACTAATCGGGTGATCAACCTATCCCCATGCCCTGTCTTGGTTGTGCCTTAA
- a CDS encoding glycosyltransferase — MTRVYLVSHLLKQLGHRVNVIGCQFGDDIYPQPPADLSVQAIAGRPLPGALRSLQQLLVRTRGDIVYAIKPRLSSLFPALLSKWFRRTPVLLDIDDWELSWLGGDKTPYQPTLKQLLRDILKSDGALRQLDHRFYLEWMESLVPQADGITVNTRFLQRRFGGYYLPNGRDTDLFDPDRFDAETCRQRYGLAGYRVLMFPGTVRPHKGIEDVLQALDHLNQADIRLVIVGGRRPDSYEEDLSKRWSRWLIKLPRFPIERMPEVVAAAHIVVVPQRDTLTAQAQFPLKLTDGMAMAKPILSTRVGDIPEILDGAGYLVTPGAPDQIAQALRWLLTHPKQAVEQGKRARQRCLQQYSYHAMAQTLAQVIAKTVQRTLPSHCQPSVCRPPE, encoded by the coding sequence ATGACTCGGGTCTATTTAGTCAGCCATCTGCTGAAGCAACTGGGACATCGAGTGAATGTCATTGGCTGCCAATTTGGGGATGATATCTACCCCCAGCCTCCCGCAGACTTGTCCGTGCAGGCAATTGCCGGCAGACCTTTGCCCGGAGCCCTAAGGTCGTTGCAGCAGCTGCTAGTCAGGACTCGAGGAGATATTGTCTATGCCATTAAGCCACGACTGTCAAGCCTATTCCCGGCCCTGTTGAGCAAGTGGTTCAGGCGTACGCCGGTCTTGCTCGATATTGATGATTGGGAATTAAGCTGGCTGGGTGGTGACAAAACGCCGTACCAACCAACCCTGAAGCAGCTATTGCGAGATATCCTTAAATCTGATGGAGCCCTGAGGCAACTCGACCATCGTTTCTACCTGGAATGGATGGAATCCCTAGTGCCTCAGGCCGATGGCATCACTGTAAATACTCGCTTCTTGCAGCGACGCTTTGGTGGGTATTATTTGCCGAATGGCCGAGACACAGATTTATTTGATCCAGACCGTTTTGATGCAGAAACCTGTCGGCAGAGATATGGTTTAGCTGGCTATCGAGTACTGATGTTTCCAGGAACGGTCAGACCCCATAAAGGGATCGAAGATGTGTTGCAAGCCTTGGACCACCTTAACCAAGCCGATATCAGGCTAGTGATTGTAGGAGGACGACGACCAGATAGTTATGAAGAAGATTTATCAAAACGCTGGTCTCGCTGGTTAATTAAGCTGCCACGCTTTCCTATAGAGAGGATGCCAGAAGTAGTAGCGGCTGCTCATATTGTGGTGGTGCCTCAGCGAGATACTCTAACGGCACAGGCTCAATTTCCGTTGAAGCTAACGGATGGTATGGCAATGGCAAAGCCCATTTTATCGACCCGGGTTGGGGATATTCCAGAAATTCTTGACGGTGCTGGGTATTTGGTTACCCCAGGGGCTCCAGACCAGATTGCCCAGGCATTACGTTGGCTGTTAACCCATCCCAAGCAGGCGGTTGAACAAGGCAAGCGTGCTCGTCAGAGGTGTTTGCAACAGTACAGTTATCATGCCATGGCCCAGACCCTGGCCCAGGTGATTGCCAAAACTGTACAGAGGACGCTGCCGTCCCATTGTCAACCATCTGTGTGTCGCCCTCCTGAGTAG
- a CDS encoding photosystem II S4 domain protein — protein MLPRDDLLQAVEHRQCLARLLDQVELAIKTWDLVFSDFLSPSEWAEAKAVFQQLTEVHVVAFGGYPQAERQRCGIARTELPLESDQVPLALLDIAGNFLFDAATHRDFLGAILGTGLVREKIGDIIVLGERGAQVIVMPELVDFLETTLTQVRSVPVKTRAVDWQQLKVRPPRTKEMTTVEASMRLDAIASAGFGISRSKMADLINAGDVRVNWITVTRTSHTIEPGDLVAIRGKGRLQIGDVATTKKQRYRVQLTRYL, from the coding sequence ATGCTCCCTAGGGATGACTTATTACAAGCCGTTGAACATCGTCAGTGTCTGGCTCGTCTCCTAGATCAGGTAGAGTTGGCCATTAAAACTTGGGATCTGGTGTTTTCCGATTTCCTCTCTCCTTCGGAATGGGCGGAGGCAAAGGCGGTATTCCAGCAACTGACAGAAGTCCATGTTGTTGCTTTTGGTGGATACCCTCAGGCTGAGCGGCAACGCTGCGGTATTGCCCGGACAGAGCTGCCGTTAGAGTCTGATCAGGTGCCTTTAGCCTTACTGGATATTGCTGGCAATTTCCTGTTCGATGCTGCCACCCACAGAGACTTTTTGGGGGCTATTCTTGGGACTGGATTGGTGCGGGAAAAGATTGGTGACATCATTGTTCTGGGAGAACGAGGTGCCCAGGTGATTGTAATGCCTGAGTTAGTGGATTTTTTAGAGACGACTCTGACTCAGGTGCGTTCAGTGCCGGTCAAAACTCGTGCCGTTGACTGGCAACAGCTCAAAGTGCGGCCACCCAGGACTAAGGAGATGACTACTGTGGAGGCATCGATGCGTTTAGATGCGATCGCATCGGCAGGCTTTGGCATATCTCGCAGCAAGATGGCCGATCTCATCAACGCAGGGGATGTGCGGGTCAATTGGATAACTGTCACCCGTACTAGTCACACCATTGAGCCGGGTGACTTAGTTGCCATCAGAGGTAAAGGGCGACTCCAAATTGGCGACGTTGCGACCACCAAAAAACAACGGTACCGGGTACAACTTACCCGATACCTCTGA
- a CDS encoding ABC transporter ATP-binding protein, translated as MHSRKLLIRCLKQYPVWVFLTSLLGLSSAVFNGVGVALIIPILLSFLGQDVQQNTSFPPILNQILSIFDGVPDTYRTLVMAATVVMAIIFKNLANYASTLTSNALNRSFSSNLRKEGIRLLLDVDMSYFNKFQLGDLMNRINNEVNRTTSAVRSLMRIAVIAITIIVFLGILIAISWQLTLVSTVLMGGIALLNQYSVRQAKSFGKELSRTAGALSSHLIEMLSGIRLVKATANEEREYKILEDLIRRRERAEFRSQLVFASIAPVNEISSILAIIGIVAAGRVLFTEQIQAFSPVILTYLLVLFRTLPFVAQLNTQRSQLANASASVDLVSDFLRRDNKPFMVSGTVPFSRLNTGIRFVDVSFHYPGSTEAVLSEVTLDLPKGTTLALVGHSGAGKSTLADLLARFYDPSQGSIEIDGIDLRRLDVKSFRRRLGIVSQDTFLFNASVRNNIKYGSPEATDGEIIEAAKLANAYEFILRLPQGLDTPIGDRGVLLSGGQRQRLAIARALIQDPEILILDEATSALDTVSERLVQEAIDALSRDRTTLVIAHRLSTVRRADQIAVLEAGHVVEVGTHTELLGHNGPYAELHAIQFADHPADTNGASTDASLQAVSQASHNLRSHLNNLLGCLGLLAESPMEETSEQAELTQAALQEALNMFKAIETWEKEAETASTRVAIRN; from the coding sequence ATGCACTCGAGAAAGCTGCTGATTCGATGCCTTAAACAATATCCTGTTTGGGTGTTTTTAACATCTTTGCTAGGCTTATCAAGCGCTGTTTTCAATGGTGTTGGCGTAGCCCTTATCATACCTATATTACTGAGTTTTTTAGGTCAAGATGTTCAGCAAAACACTAGCTTTCCACCGATATTAAATCAAATTTTGTCCATTTTTGACGGCGTTCCTGACACCTATCGAACGTTAGTCATGGCGGCCACCGTTGTCATGGCTATTATCTTTAAAAATCTGGCTAACTATGCTAGTACACTGACATCAAATGCCTTGAATCGGTCGTTCTCCTCAAACCTGCGAAAAGAGGGAATCAGATTGTTGCTTGATGTTGACATGAGCTACTTTAATAAGTTCCAGCTTGGCGACTTAATGAACCGCATTAATAATGAGGTCAATCGCACTACTTCGGCGGTTCGATCTCTGATGAGGATTGCGGTTATTGCAATTACTATCATTGTTTTTTTGGGGATTCTGATTGCGATCTCCTGGCAGCTCACACTAGTGTCGACAGTGCTGATGGGAGGCATTGCCTTGTTAAATCAATATTCTGTAAGACAGGCGAAATCCTTTGGCAAAGAGCTTTCCCGTACGGCTGGAGCCTTATCTTCGCATCTAATTGAGATGCTATCGGGCATCCGTTTGGTAAAAGCAACGGCAAATGAGGAACGAGAATATAAAATCCTTGAAGATTTAATCCGACGACGGGAACGAGCTGAATTTCGCTCTCAACTAGTCTTCGCTAGTATTGCTCCAGTCAATGAGATCTCTAGCATATTAGCGATTATCGGCATCGTGGCGGCAGGGCGAGTTTTGTTTACCGAGCAGATTCAGGCGTTCTCTCCCGTCATTTTGACCTATTTATTGGTGTTATTTCGCACGCTGCCGTTTGTGGCTCAGCTCAACACTCAGCGTAGTCAGCTTGCCAATGCATCGGCCAGTGTGGATTTGGTGAGTGACTTTTTGCGTCGAGATAATAAACCGTTCATGGTATCTGGAACGGTGCCGTTCTCCCGTCTCAATACCGGCATCCGATTTGTTGATGTATCGTTCCACTATCCAGGAAGCACTGAGGCTGTCCTGTCTGAGGTCACTCTCGATTTACCTAAGGGAACGACCTTGGCACTCGTGGGGCATTCTGGAGCAGGGAAGTCTACCTTGGCGGATTTATTAGCTCGTTTCTACGATCCGAGCCAGGGCAGTATTGAGATCGATGGTATTGACCTGCGTCGATTAGATGTCAAGTCTTTTCGTAGGCGGCTAGGTATCGTGAGTCAAGATACTTTTTTATTCAATGCCTCGGTTCGCAATAATATTAAGTATGGATCTCCTGAGGCGACTGATGGGGAGATTATTGAGGCGGCCAAGCTGGCCAATGCCTATGAGTTTATTCTACGTTTGCCCCAGGGATTGGATACGCCCATCGGCGATCGGGGGGTGTTGCTGTCTGGAGGACAGCGACAACGGTTGGCCATTGCTCGGGCGTTGATTCAAGACCCTGAGATTCTGATTCTGGATGAAGCGACCAGTGCGTTAGATACGGTGTCAGAACGCCTAGTTCAGGAGGCGATTGATGCCCTGAGTCGCGATCGCACCACCCTGGTCATTGCCCATCGACTCTCGACGGTGCGGCGGGCGGATCAGATCGCCGTATTAGAGGCAGGTCATGTGGTTGAGGTGGGCACCCATACTGAACTTCTAGGACATAATGGCCCCTATGCCGAACTCCATGCAATTCAGTTTGCAGATCATCCGGCTGACACCAATGGCGCCAGTACGGATGCCTCCCTGCAGGCGGTGAGTCAGGCGTCCCATAATTTGCGATCGCACCTGAATAATCTCTTGGGATGCCTAGGACTGCTGGCTGAGAGTCCAATGGAGGAGACCTCGGAACAGGCTGAATTGACCCAAGCGGCTTTGCAAGAAGCGCTGAACATGTTCAAAGCCATAGAAACCTGGGAAAAAGAGGCTGAGACCGCTAGTACCCGCGTTGCCATAAGGAATTAG
- a CDS encoding proteasome-type protease — MTYCLGILVRQGLVLAADSRTNAGVDYISSYPKLFDFSVPQERALIICTSGNLSITQAVVYTLERDLKVDATPNLHKLPTLYSVARYIGSQIRAMQDADRPWLEKDHIDYQCSFLLGGQVGEESPGLFLIYSQGNCIRATAETPFLQIGETKYGKPILDRTMRYDTPLELAAKSALLSIDSTMRSNLSVGPPITMVLYEQGSLEIRHRLLLQAGDPYLMGMRKHWELSLREAASRMPDIEWNYESPPEAPTYSDLEEQ, encoded by the coding sequence ATGACCTATTGTTTGGGGATCCTTGTGCGGCAGGGTTTGGTGCTAGCTGCTGATTCGCGGACTAATGCCGGAGTAGACTATATTTCCTCGTATCCCAAATTATTTGATTTTTCCGTGCCTCAAGAAAGGGCATTGATAATCTGTACATCAGGTAATTTGTCTATAACCCAAGCCGTAGTATATACCTTGGAGCGAGACCTCAAGGTAGATGCCACGCCTAATCTTCATAAGCTACCTACCCTGTATTCAGTGGCTCGCTATATTGGCAGTCAGATTCGTGCCATGCAGGATGCCGACCGACCCTGGCTAGAAAAAGATCATATTGACTACCAATGTAGTTTTTTATTGGGCGGCCAGGTCGGTGAAGAGTCGCCGGGCCTATTTCTCATTTATAGCCAGGGTAACTGTATCAGGGCCACCGCAGAAACGCCTTTTCTGCAGATAGGCGAAACAAAGTATGGTAAGCCTATCTTAGATCGCACGATGAGATATGACACTCCTTTAGAGTTAGCTGCTAAGTCGGCACTGCTCTCTATCGATTCCACAATGCGGTCTAATTTGTCAGTGGGTCCTCCAATTACCATGGTGCTTTATGAGCAAGGGAGCTTAGAGATCCGTCATCGCCTGCTGCTACAGGCAGGTGATCCCTATTTAATGGGAATGCGTAAACACTGGGAGTTATCATTGCGGGAAGCAGCATCTCGCATGCCCGATATTGAGTGGAACTATGAATCTCCACCAGAGGCACCTACCTATTCTGATCTGGAAGAACAGTAG
- the ylqF gene encoding ribosome biogenesis GTPase YlqF — protein sequence MSSPAIQWYPGHIAKAEKALLEQLKRIDVVLEVRDARIPLATRHPKIDQWIGAKERLLVLNRVDMIPASVRDDWDTWFRQQGTPVLFTNAQQGKGVAGLAKAAQAKGKTMNQRRHQRGLRPRPVRAVVLGFPNVGKSALINRLLKRKVVASARRPGVTRQLRWVRISDELELLDAPGVLPAQLTDQQAALKLAICDDIGEAAYDDELVAATFVEFLKQDHAQLPSRTADQPSALEALATRYGIHPTAYSGEAYLMQMSQARYQGDRQRAARQLLTDYRKGVLGTLALEYPPMVPPSTEAGSA from the coding sequence ATGTCGTCTCCTGCGATTCAATGGTATCCCGGTCATATTGCTAAAGCTGAAAAGGCCTTACTAGAGCAACTAAAGCGTATTGATGTCGTGCTAGAAGTGCGTGACGCGCGCATTCCCTTAGCCACTCGGCATCCTAAGATTGACCAGTGGATTGGTGCTAAGGAACGATTACTAGTTCTCAACCGAGTCGATATGATTCCAGCCAGTGTGCGGGATGACTGGGACACTTGGTTTCGTCAGCAAGGAACTCCAGTTCTGTTTACCAATGCCCAACAAGGCAAGGGAGTGGCTGGCCTAGCCAAAGCTGCTCAGGCCAAAGGCAAAACCATGAACCAACGCCGACACCAACGAGGGCTGCGGCCTCGCCCTGTGCGGGCCGTTGTCCTGGGATTTCCGAATGTCGGGAAATCCGCCTTGATCAATCGATTGCTCAAGCGCAAGGTAGTGGCCAGTGCCCGTCGTCCTGGCGTAACTCGACAGCTCCGCTGGGTGCGGATTTCGGACGAACTCGAGTTATTAGATGCTCCCGGGGTGCTGCCAGCTCAATTGACAGATCAGCAAGCTGCTCTGAAACTAGCCATTTGCGATGATATCGGTGAGGCTGCCTATGATGATGAACTGGTGGCTGCCACCTTTGTGGAGTTCCTAAAGCAAGATCACGCCCAGTTGCCATCGCGTACAGCAGATCAACCGTCGGCATTGGAGGCCCTGGCAACTCGATATGGGATTCACCCTACTGCCTACAGTGGTGAGGCTTACCTGATGCAGATGAGTCAAGCGCGATACCAGGGAGACCGGCAACGAGCGGCTAGACAACTGTTAACGGATTATCGAAAGGGGGTTTTGGGCACCCTAGCATTAGAATACCCACCAATGGTTCCCCCCTCGACAGAAGCGGGCTCTGCTTAA
- a CDS encoding phosphoglycerate kinase, which yields MAKKTVASLSAAEVAGKRVLVRADFNVPLNDQGTITDDTRIRAALPTIQDLTGKGAKVILSSHMGRPKGKVIESLRLTSVAQRLSELLGQPVVKCDDCVGDTVAAAVNGLQNGQVALLENVRFYAEEEANDPTFAQKLASLADVYVNDAFGTAHRAHASTEGVTKYLSPSVAGFLIEKELQYLQNAIENPQRPLAAIIGGSKVSSKIGVIETLLDKVNVLLLGGGMIFTFYKARGLGVGKSLVEADKLDLAKSLEAKAKEKGVKLLLPTDVVVADNFAANANDQVVSAEAIPEGWMGLDIGPDSVKVFQEALSQCKSVIWNGPMGVFEFDKFAKGTEAIARTLADLTGQGTITIIGGGDSVAAVEKVGVANKMSHISTGGGASLELLEGKVLPGIAALDEA from the coding sequence GTGGCTAAAAAGACGGTAGCTAGCCTATCTGCAGCAGAAGTCGCCGGTAAGCGCGTTTTAGTGCGGGCTGATTTTAATGTGCCCTTAAACGATCAAGGGACCATTACGGATGATACTCGGATTCGTGCTGCCTTACCCACGATTCAGGATCTCACGGGCAAAGGAGCTAAAGTCATTCTCTCTAGTCATATGGGACGACCTAAGGGCAAGGTTATAGAGAGTCTACGGCTGACGTCGGTGGCCCAGCGGCTGTCTGAGTTGCTGGGACAACCCGTTGTCAAGTGCGATGACTGTGTTGGCGACACGGTAGCAGCTGCCGTTAATGGCTTACAAAATGGTCAGGTTGCCTTGCTAGAAAATGTACGATTTTATGCTGAAGAGGAGGCGAATGACCCAACCTTTGCTCAAAAGTTAGCGTCTTTGGCTGATGTATATGTCAACGATGCCTTTGGCACGGCTCACCGAGCCCACGCCTCCACTGAAGGGGTAACTAAGTATCTGAGTCCTTCAGTAGCTGGTTTTCTAATTGAAAAGGAACTGCAATATCTGCAGAATGCCATTGAGAATCCACAACGGCCTCTGGCTGCCATTATTGGCGGGTCTAAGGTGTCTAGCAAAATTGGTGTGATTGAGACACTGCTTGACAAGGTAAATGTGCTGTTGCTGGGTGGTGGCATGATCTTCACCTTTTATAAGGCTCGTGGCTTAGGAGTAGGTAAGTCTTTGGTAGAAGCAGACAAGTTGGACCTGGCTAAGTCTTTAGAGGCAAAGGCAAAAGAGAAGGGTGTCAAGTTGCTACTGCCAACGGATGTGGTCGTTGCGGATAACTTTGCGGCCAATGCCAACGACCAAGTTGTCAGTGCTGAGGCGATTCCTGAAGGTTGGATGGGGCTTGATATTGGTCCTGATTCTGTGAAGGTGTTTCAGGAGGCACTGAGTCAGTGTAAATCGGTGATTTGGAATGGCCCTATGGGCGTATTTGAGTTCGATAAATTCGCCAAGGGAACTGAGGCTATTGCGCGAACCTTAGCAGATCTGACGGGCCAGGGTACCATTACGATCATTGGTGGTGGAGACTCGGTAGCTGCCGTTGAGAAAGTAGGCGTCGCTAACAAGATGAGCCACATCTCGACAGGGGGTGGAGCAAGCCTGGAGCTTCTAGAAGGTAAGGTGCTACCTGGTATCGCTGCTCTGGATGAGGCATAG
- a CDS encoding peroxiredoxin, which produces MVLAAGAQAPNFTAKDEAGNSISLSDFQGRTVVLYFYPKDDTPGCTKEAQGFRDAFEEYQGKDIIVLGVSMDDETSHKMFKEKYGLPFKLVADADGSIARAYDVEGDGYAKRVTYIINSNGGIDRVYEKVQTDSHAKDILAEIGG; this is translated from the coding sequence ATGGTTTTAGCAGCAGGTGCGCAAGCCCCCAATTTTACTGCCAAGGACGAGGCTGGTAACAGCATATCGTTATCGGATTTTCAGGGTAGGACGGTGGTTCTCTACTTTTATCCCAAGGATGATACTCCTGGCTGCACCAAGGAGGCTCAAGGATTTCGGGATGCTTTTGAAGAATATCAGGGTAAAGATATTATTGTCTTGGGCGTGAGTATGGACGACGAAACATCTCATAAAATGTTTAAGGAGAAATATGGCTTGCCCTTTAAGCTCGTCGCCGATGCTGATGGCTCTATTGCTCGGGCCTATGATGTGGAAGGTGATGGTTATGCTAAGCGGGTGACCTATATCATTAACAGCAATGGGGGCATCGATAGGGTTTATGAGAAAGTCCAAACTGACTCCCACGCGAAGGATATCTTAGCCGAAATTGGTGGATGA